Proteins found in one Lepeophtheirus salmonis chromosome 9, UVic_Lsal_1.4, whole genome shotgun sequence genomic segment:
- the LOC121124491 gene encoding lipase member H isoform X3, protein MCSPLIGNFLHYPHGTQQQQKMQISQGVSYKDIHLLGASLGAHAAGYVGYYTQGKIGRITGLDPSGPLFHSSPHKDRLDPSDAVFVDIIHSAGKWVGNDDIMGHVDFFVNGGQAPQPLCINKESLDLSCSHFVSWKIFGLSIPKPKHRFYAVPCRNADDFYSGTCCNEQFDKFVEVGEYVDTLNTRGTYYFKTAAENPLQLSLNSSIGCQ, encoded by the exons ATGTGTTCTCCATTGATTGGGAACTTCTTGCATTATCCCCATGGTACACAACAGCAGCAAAAAATGCAGA taTCTCAAGGAGTGTCATACAAGGATATTCATTTACTTGGAGCTAGTTTAGGAGCTCATGCTGCCGGTTATGTGGGATACTATACTCAAGGAAAAATTGGAAGGATAACTGGGTTAGATCCAAGTGGACCTCTATTTCATTCA TCACCACATAAGGATCGGTTGGATCCAAGCGATGCTGTTTTTGTCGATATAATTCATTCTGCCGGAAAATGGGTTGGCAATGATGATATCATGGGTcatgtagatttttttgttaatggagGACAAGCACCACAACCTCTATGTATCAACAAGGAGTCACTGGATCTCTCTTGCTCCCATTTCGTT TCATGGAAAATTTTCGGTTTATCTATTCCTAAGCCTAAGCATCGCTTCTATGCAGTCCCTTGCAGAAATGCAGATGATTTTTACTCTGGGACTTGTTGTAATgaacaatttgataaatttgttgAAGTTGGTGAATATGTTGACACACTCAACACTCGTGGCACCTACTATTTCAAAACTGCTGCGGAGAATCCCCTTCAATTATCGTTGAATTCAAGCATTGGCTGCCAATaa
- the LOC121124491 gene encoding pancreatic lipase-related protein 2 isoform X1: protein MYLLRITRRRKLSVIGAFVILCFLFYLFWCFNSNIPFLSTFIKPILLFIKQSISVLREFEFKISRNIEDVKIILWTKNTTIHEFIFSEWNNIQLSESRFNPNYPIKIFFHGFSDNARTIWTKSFRDKYLSVKPYNVFSIDWELLALSPWYTTAAKNADSVGKYISKFVKFLVSQGVSYKDIHLLGASLGAHAAGYVGYYTQGKIGRITGLDPSGPLFHSSPHKDRLDPSDAVFVDIIHSAGKWVGNDDIMGHVDFFVNGGQAPQPLCINKESLDLSCSHFVSWKIFGLSIPKPKHRFYAVPCRNADDFYSGTCCNEQFDKFVEVGEYVDTLNTRGTYYFKTAAENPLQLSLNSSIGCQ, encoded by the exons ATGTATTTACTACGTATTACAAGACGGAGAAAACTGAGTGTTATAGGTGCTTTCGTCATATTGTGCttcctgttttatttattttggtgcTTCAATTCAAACATACCTTTTCTATCCACCTTCATAAAACCTATACTCCTCTTTATCAAACAATCAATAAGCGTTCTTCGGGAGTTTGAGTTCAAAATTTCTCGAAATATCGAAG atgtaaaaataatactCTGGACCAAGAATACGACTATTcatgaattcattttttcgGAATGGAATAACATACAGTTATCAGAATCAAGATTTAACCCAAACTATCCAATCAAAATTTTCTTCCATGGATTTTCAGATAATGCGAGAACAATATGGACTAAGTCATTTAGAGACAAATATTTAAGTGTAAAACCCTACAATGTGTTCTCCATTGATTGGGAACTTCTTGCATTATCCCCATGGTACACAACAGCAGCAAAAAATGCAGA ctctgtaggtaaatacatttctaaatttgtaaaatttttagtaTCTCAAGGAGTGTCATACAAGGATATTCATTTACTTGGAGCTAGTTTAGGAGCTCATGCTGCCGGTTATGTGGGATACTATACTCAAGGAAAAATTGGAAGGATAACTGGGTTAGATCCAAGTGGACCTCTATTTCATTCA TCACCACATAAGGATCGGTTGGATCCAAGCGATGCTGTTTTTGTCGATATAATTCATTCTGCCGGAAAATGGGTTGGCAATGATGATATCATGGGTcatgtagatttttttgttaatggagGACAAGCACCACAACCTCTATGTATCAACAAGGAGTCACTGGATCTCTCTTGCTCCCATTTCGTT TCATGGAAAATTTTCGGTTTATCTATTCCTAAGCCTAAGCATCGCTTCTATGCAGTCCCTTGCAGAAATGCAGATGATTTTTACTCTGGGACTTGTTGTAATgaacaatttgataaatttgttgAAGTTGGTGAATATGTTGACACACTCAACACTCGTGGCACCTACTATTTCAAAACTGCTGCGGAGAATCCCCTTCAATTATCGTTGAATTCAAGCATTGGCTGCCAATaa
- the LOC121124491 gene encoding lipase member H isoform X2 → MYLLRITRRRKLSVIGAFVILCFLFYLFWCFNSNIPFLSTFIKPILLFIKQSISVLREFEFKISRNIEDVKIILWTKNTTIHEFIFSEWNNIQLSESRFNPNYPIKIFFHGFSDNARTIWTKSFRDKYLSVKPYNVFSIDWELLALSPWYTTAAKNADSVGKYISKFVKFLVSQGVSYKDIHLLGASLGAHAAGYVGYYTQGKIGRITGLDPSGPLFHSSPHKDRLDPSDAVFVDIIHSAGKWVGNDDIMGHVDFFVNGGQAPQPLCINKESLDLSCSHFVVRFPYNRSRAALSYYRALCQTNCIVYKFQFGYGWPGILLHSLFFKIINCRGIFKKENI, encoded by the exons ATGTATTTACTACGTATTACAAGACGGAGAAAACTGAGTGTTATAGGTGCTTTCGTCATATTGTGCttcctgttttatttattttggtgcTTCAATTCAAACATACCTTTTCTATCCACCTTCATAAAACCTATACTCCTCTTTATCAAACAATCAATAAGCGTTCTTCGGGAGTTTGAGTTCAAAATTTCTCGAAATATCGAAG atgtaaaaataatactCTGGACCAAGAATACGACTATTcatgaattcattttttcgGAATGGAATAACATACAGTTATCAGAATCAAGATTTAACCCAAACTATCCAATCAAAATTTTCTTCCATGGATTTTCAGATAATGCGAGAACAATATGGACTAAGTCATTTAGAGACAAATATTTAAGTGTAAAACCCTACAATGTGTTCTCCATTGATTGGGAACTTCTTGCATTATCCCCATGGTACACAACAGCAGCAAAAAATGCAGA ctctgtaggtaaatacatttctaaatttgtaaaatttttagtaTCTCAAGGAGTGTCATACAAGGATATTCATTTACTTGGAGCTAGTTTAGGAGCTCATGCTGCCGGTTATGTGGGATACTATACTCAAGGAAAAATTGGAAGGATAACTGGGTTAGATCCAAGTGGACCTCTATTTCATTCA TCACCACATAAGGATCGGTTGGATCCAAGCGATGCTGTTTTTGTCGATATAATTCATTCTGCCGGAAAATGGGTTGGCAATGATGATATCATGGGTcatgtagatttttttgttaatggagGACAAGCACCACAACCTCTATGTATCAACAAGGAGTCACTGGATCTCTCTTGCTCCCATTTCGTTGTAAGATTTCCATATAATCGATCCAGAGCCGCCCTTAGCTATTACAGGGCACTATGCCAAACGAATTGCATAGTGTACAAATTCCAATTTGGATACGGATGGCCAGGAATTTTACTTCActccttattttttaagataataaattgCAGaggcatttttaaaaaagaaaacatttga